Proteins co-encoded in one Bombus pyrosoma isolate SC7728 linkage group LG4, ASM1482585v1, whole genome shotgun sequence genomic window:
- the LOC122566448 gene encoding spermatogenesis-associated protein 17 gives MVDRYLVHRVHQMWQDYYNEMATRIQAFWRGYWIRKTVLDIEKMRRWLNEVYTKNEETVKNMKRFKQEEIECVQTIIERESMQWILFILFKLHHLLRTKQRPGVFTRIDNTRFTLIEEMLRCLEYKRYMRDKKTKSKRKCEECQIDRKPTLILRGTYYERCEKEIHEIRKNLEAGAVPIYRSEPYEEHEKSIRKLNQMRLVSSIDEAYETSSRRKIEMKNDKQRKVCSLRREFEQQACCIDEADLCEKIKKMDCHLKQLRLKCPIHDPPCQK, from the exons ATGGTAGATCGATATCTGGTGCATCGTGTCCATCAAATGTGGCAGGATTACTATAACGAGATGGCCACGAGGATCCAAGCGTTCTGGCGTGGTTATTGGATCAGGAAAACCGTCCTTGACATAGAGAAAATGCGACGATGGTTGAACGAAGTCTATACGAAGAACGAGGAAACCGTGAAGAACATGAAGAG GTTCAAACAGGAAGAGATAGAATGCGTGCAGACGATAATCGAACGCGAGTCCATGCAGTGGATACTGTTCATCCTCTTCAAG TTACATCATTTGCTGAGAACGAAGCAACGACCAGGTGTGTTCACCAGAATCGACAACACACGGTTCACTTTGATCGAGGAGATGCTGAGATGTTTGGAATATAAACGCTACATGCGCGATAAGAAGACGAAGTCAAAGAGGAAATGTGAGGAGTGTCAAATTGATAGGAAACCAACGTTGATCTTACGTGGAACGTACTATGAAAGATGCGAGAAAGAGATTCACGAAATTCGGAAAAATCTGGAAGCGGGAGCCGTGCCAATATATAGAA GTGAACCATACGAGGAGCATGAGAAGAGCATTCGCAAACTAAACCAGATGCGCTTAGTAAGTTCCATAGACGAAGCGTACGAAACAAGTTCACGAcgaaaaatcgaaatgaaGAATGACAAACAACGGAAGGTGTGCTCTTTGAGAAGAGAATTCGAACAGCAAGCCTGTTGCATCGATGAAGCCGATCTCTGCGAGAAGATTAAGAAAATGGATTGTCACCTAAAGCAACTCCGCTTGAAATGTCCTATTCACGATCCTCCGtgtcaaaaatga
- the LOC122566491 gene encoding vitellogenin-like has protein sequence MSAAFNMWLPLTVLLLAGIASADYDHGWHVDKEYVYLVRSRTLVSLDELSDEYAGILMKALLTIQVKDPQLLTAKVSQSQYAQILKSLPEGWDTEISDQMLELRDMPLSGKPFSIRLKHGVIRDIVVDRTIPTWEVNILKSIVSQLQVDTLGENAQRSIDTQIPTDQEPYGMFRAMEDSVGGKCEVLYDITPLPEQIAHTQPELVPIPKLKGDGQNIEVRKSKNFDKCDQRMNYQFGITGNRYWEAGSNKNGKFFSQSATSRIILSGTLKSYTIQSTVTNNIMYISPKFYDHGHALVAGRMNLTLATVKKITSPLPKPNSPESTGNLVYTYSNPFSDTEERRVGKVVEDSDNLMVSDSISSISSSEETTKDLNLRGTSSESSSSSSSISSSEEDNYWQPKPTMEDAPQNPLSPLLIGYDGKYIGKSDEVDVVAKSKELISQMANEMEDPNDVYKNQILEKFTILTNLLRTMNKEQMLQVDMDVRLSPNELKSLDKTLVPKQNAWNVLKSAVAQAGTGPAFLVIKNWIETKEVDSETAANLLAKLPKTARAPTAEYIREFFNLAIGETVKNDLAISGPAIIAFTELVYNAQVSRKGVHNHYPVHTFGRLTSKHDQAVTEYYIPYLEKELKKAVESGQSTVIQTYIVALGNIGHPKILPVLEPYLEGKVEVTVFQRTLMVSAMAKLAGNFPKLARSILYKIYLNTMEEHEVRCTAVFILMTTDPSLTMLQRMAEFTKIDKNKHVNSAVKSTLESLADLKNPEYLTLAKKARIAKNLLSPRDYSYHYTRGYATEWLTNRGNIISYILLRYIGNDDSLIPNAIYYAVYSSYGDFKFPPFEVVTMVSSIKSLLELSTNPEEKEGIRLAAEKIAEQLNIIPDQPVPLEGNIIWNGKYGMKFSSFDKTSLSLFRELLLVYMKGEKKGQLINQLGSYDVTYGFPTETGLPFVYSFETPMLLKITGDISNEAKSLKTIKSKTDFRILYAMKTQGRISFVTPFEHRQYIAGVDLDYNLYLPMKLTLDVDLPKHSIEIKIWPLKGENTARLLHYSVVPYVASHDILNLRPLLTEKTTQVLLPDDIYSDTILNWDIAKMTLEVGESYSYKNWLDVDIDDLLKAAMTPWISDNNNYRKIDIFLNLKREQIAPFVLKVSYDSMELTPAATDTTLWTPKATALEPSDKKPDSEARRKQWMEEAAKGIKSAKSQVLDIQVEIPMTSEESIVNVITIATSYSEVEKKGRMLVYWGSENLFELCTTSQTKVTPDNTVFYDQVSQLKPKVEFNADLRFGKVCSTGEQLNINIEATQSKKLRERIKNASLIKICEKQMDQGNKILRVCQNAAAISLILDQIAVSMDFQSPSIVNFITKALTVLINADYLKEYADVHTELLNPKIAGKKKIDITANLTDDLETADLLISTPTMRIHINDIDLPAFEITAADALMAADEDMDIQNLLYNKDEPACILDSTRAQTFDSNEYPLRLGNCWHVVMTTYPRVNPDNPDEKIHMHKFDSVSILVRELENGLREVKVLLGDKEIKFLPTSTQVQIFVNEQLIKVTKDMSWQERKDDEVLYEIFLVNDYTVGLVSDKYELTLIYDGKRMMMKAGDKFRKAIRGLCGNYDGESTNDFTAPRSCILRKPQQFIASYALTKEQCEGESLENSKLLTDHDCVREERSRLSNVISDKESGRKDTEESSWGYHKQVKSKQCTVMNIHIKETDHTICFTIRYVPSCAPGCQATEIKSKDYQYHCMKKDKTSLALKNRINKGAKPDLSQKSVTFTEPLNVPLACKA, from the exons ATGTCCGCGGCTTTCAATATGTGGCTACCACTGACGGTGTTATTGCTTG CGGGAATAGCTTCAGCAGACTACGATCATGGCTGGCATGTCGATAAGGAATACGTTTATCTTGTACGAAGTCGAACACTTGTCAGTTTGGATGAATTATCCGATGAGTATGCCGGTATCCTGATGAAAGCATTACTCACGATACAAGTCAAAGATCCTCAGTTGCTAACTGCGAAGGTGTCGCAGAGTCAATATGCTCAAATCCTCAAATCTTTACCGGAAGGCTGGGACACTGAGATCTCTGACCAAATGTTGGAACTCCGTGACATGCCTCTTTCTGGTAAACCGTTCAGTATCAGGCTGAAACATGGCGTGATCAGGGACATCGTCGTGGATCGTACCATCCCAACCTGGGAGGTGAACATCCTGAAGAGTATCGTTAGCCAGTTGCAAGTGGACACCCTGGGTGAGAACGCGCAAAGATCGATCGATACGCAGATTCCAACCGACCAAGAACCGTACGGAATGTTCAGAGCTATGGAAGATTCAGTTGGCGGAAAATGCGAAGTTCTTTACGATATCACGCCGCTGCCAGAGCAAATCGCCCATACTCAACCAGAATTGGTTCCTATACCGAAGTTGAAGGGGGATGGACAGAATATTGAAGTCCGCAAATCGAAGAACTTCGACAAATGTGATCAGAGGATGAACTATCAGTTTGGTATAACTGGCAACAGGTATTGGGAAGCTGGGTCCAATAagaatggaaaattcttcTCG CAATCTGCGACGAGCAGAATCATCCTCTCAGGAACGCTGAAGAGCTACACCATTCAATCGACGGTGACTAACAACATAATGTACATCAGCCCAAAATTCTACGACCATGGACACGCGTTGGTAGCCGGCAGGATGAATCTAACCTTGGCTACCGTGAAAAAAATTACGAGTCCTCTGCCCAAACCTAACTCTCCGGAATCCACTGGCAACCTGGTTTACACTTACAGCAATCCTTTCTCAGATACCGAGGAACGCAGAGTCGGCAAAGTAGTCGAGGATTCGGATAATTTGATGGTTTCGGATAGCATCAGTTCTATTAGCTCGAGCGAAGAAACTACGAAGGATCTGAATCTTCGAGGCACTTCATCTGAATCGTCCAGCTCGTCCAGTTCGATTTCCAGCAGCGAGGAGGACAATTACTGGCAGCCTAAACCCACGATGGAAGATGCTCCTCAGAATCCTTTGTCGCCCCTATTAATTGGCTATGACGGCaaatatattggaaaatcTGATGAAGTGGACGTTGTAGCGAAAAGCAAAGAACTTATTTCCCAAATGGCCAACGAGATGGAAGATCCGAACGACGTGTATAAAAACCAAATTCTCGAGAAGTTCACGATCCTGACCAATCTACTTCGTACGATGAATAAGGAGCAAATGTTACAAGTCGATATGGACGTACGTCTTTCTCCTAACGAGCTGAAATCGTTGGACAAGACTCTGGTTCCTAAACAGAACGCTTGGAACGTGTTGAAATCCGCTGTCGCTCAAGCTGGAACTGGACCAGCCTTCCTGGTTATCAAGAACTGGATCGAGACGAAGGAAGTCGATTCCGAGACAGCTGCAAATCTCTTGGCTAAACTTCCCAAGACAGCTCGTGCACCTACTGCTGAATACATCAGAGAGTTCTTC AACCTAGCTATAGGTGAGACAGTGAAGAACGATCTAGCCATCAGCGGCCCGGCGATCATAGCATTCACCGAGTTGGTCTATAACGCTCAAGTGAGCAGAAAAGGCGTGCACAATCACTATCCGGTGCATACGTTCGGTCGTCTCACGTCCAAACACGATCAGGCAGTTACCGAATATTACATCCCCTACTTGGAGAAGGAATTGAAGAAAGCCGTCGAAAGTGGCCAAAGCACGGTTATTCAGACTTACATCGTGGCTTTGGGTAATATCGGTCATCCGAAGATTCTCCCCGTTCTCGAGCCTTACCTGGAAGGCAAAGTAGAAGTGACGGTATTCCAGAGGACGCTGATGGTCTCAGCTATGGCCAAACTGGCtggaaattttccaaaattggCGCGTTCGATTTTGTACAAGATCTATCTGAACACCATGGAAGAACACGAAGTGCGTTGCACCGCTGTCTTCATTCTGATGACGACCGATCCTTCGTTAACCATGTTGCAACGAATGGCAGAATTTACCAAGATCGACAAGAACAAGCACGTGAACTCGGCCGTGAAGTCGACTCTGGAGAGCCTGGCGGACCTGAAGAACCCCGAATATCTAACGCTGGCGAAGAAAGCTCGCATTGCAAAGAATCTACTGAGTCCAAGGGATTACAGTTACCATTATACTCGCGGATACGCCACTGAATGGCTCACGAACAGAGGGAATATCATTTCTTACATCTTGCTGAGGTACATTGGCAACGATGATAGCTTGATTCCTAACGCTATATACTACGCCGTGTACTCTTCTTACGGAGACTTCAAGTTCCCTCCGTTCGAAGTGGTAACCATGGTTTCGAGCATTAAGTCCTTGTTGGAGTTGAGCACTAACCCGGAAGAGAAGGAAGGTATCAGATTGGCGGCTGAGAAGATCGCCGAACAGTTGAATATCATTCCTGACCAACCTGTTCCTCTGGAAGGAAACATAATATGGAACGGGAAGTATGGAATGAAGTTCTCCTCCTTCGATAAGACCTCCCTCTCTCTATTCCGTGAAT TGTTGCTCGTGTATATGAAAGGCGAAAAGAAAGGACAGCTCATCAACCAATTAGGATCCTACGACGTAACATACGGCTTCCCCACAGAAACCGGATTGCCATTCGTCTACAGTTTTGAAACACCGATGCTTCTCAAGATCACTGGAGATATCAGCAACGAGGCGAAGAGTTTAAAGACTATCAAATCGAAAACCGATTTTCGTATACTCTATGCAATGAAGACTCAAGGAAGAATTAGCTTCGTCACGCCGTTTGAGCACCGGCAGTACATCGCCGGCGTCGATCTGGACTATAACCTTTACCTACCAATGAAGCTGACTCTGGACGTGGACCTTCCTAAGCACAGCATAGAAATAAAGATTTGGCCATTGAAGGGAGAAAACACGGCACGATTATTGCATTATAGCGTCGTTCCATACGTCGCCAGTCACGACATTTTGAATTTACGTCCTCTGCTCACCGAGAAAACAACGCAAGTACTACTTCCCGACGATATCTATTCCGATACTATCCTAAATTGGGATATAGCGAAAATGACCCTGGAAGTTGGCGAATCTTACAGCTACAAGAACTGGCTTGACGTGGACATCGATGACTTGTTAAAAGCTGCTATGACTCCGTGGATCTCGGATAACAACAACTACCGCAAAATAGACATCTTCCTGAATCTGAAACGCGAACAGATAGCACCATTCGTATTAAAAGTATCGTATGACTCTATGGAACTGACACCCGCCGCTACAGACACTACACTGTGGACACCCAAAGCTACAGCCCTGGAGCCATCTGACAAGAAGCCTGACAGCGAAGCTCGTAGGAAACAATGGATGGAGGAGGCTGCCAAGGGTATTAAATCGGCCAAATCACAGGTGCTAGATATTCAAGTAGAAATTCCAATGACAAGCGAAGAGAGTATCGTGAACGTTATAACCATCGCCACGTCCTACAGCGAAGTTGAGAAGAAAGGACGAATGCTGGTATATTGGGGCTCTGAAAACTTGTTCGAACTCTGCACGACTTCCCAGACGAAGGTCACGCCAGACAACACGGTATTCTACGATCAGGTCTCTCAATTAAAACCTAAGGTAGAATTTAATGCAGATTTGCGCTTTGGAAAGGTCTGTTCCACTGGTGAACAGTTAAACATCAACATTGAAGCTACCCAGAGTAAGAAGTTAAGGGAACGGATCAAGAATGCATCTTTGATCAAAATCTGCGAGAAACAAATGGATCAGGGTAACAAGATCCTCCGAGTCTGTCAAAATGCTGCTGCGATCTCTCTGATTCTTGATCAAATAGCTGTCTCCATGGATTTCCAATCGCCGTCGATCGTGAATTTCATCACCAAGGCTCTCACCGTCCTAATAAACGCcgattatttgaaagaatacgCGGACGTTCACACAGAGTTATTGAATCCTAAGATCGCCGGCAAGAAGAAGATCGACATCACGGCCAATCTGACCGACGATTTGGAAACAGCTGACTTATTAATCTCTACTCCGACTATGAGAATTCACATCAACGACATAGACCTGCCTGCTTTTGAAATTACTGCGGCGGACGCCCTGATGGCTGCAGATGAGGACATGGATATTCAAAACCTCTTGTACAATAAGGACGAAC CCGCCTGTATATTGGATAGCACCAGGGCGCAAACATTCGATAGCAATGAGTATCCTCTGAGATTAGGCAACTGCTGGCACGTCGTCATGACCACGTATCCTCGAGTGAACCCAGATAATCCGGACGAGAAGATACATATGCACAAATTCGACAGCGTGAGCATCCTCGTTCGTGAATTGGAAAACGGACTGAGGGAAGTGAAAGTTTTACTTGGTGACAAGGAGATCAAATTTTTACCTACTTCGACCCAAGTACAAATTTTCGTGAACGAACAGCTCATCAAGGTAACTAAGGACATGAGTTGGCAGGAAAGGAAGGACGACGAGGTCTTGTACGAGATCTTCCTCGTCAATGATTACACTGTCGGTTTGGTTTCTGACAAATACGAACTGACGCTTATTTACGATGGAAAACGTATGATGATGAAG GCGGGCGACAAATTCCGCAAAGCCATTCGTGGTCTCTGTGGTAACTACGATGGGGAGTCCACCAACGACTTTACGGCTCCCAGGAGTTGCATTCTTCGAAAACCCCAGCAATTCATCGCCAGCTACGCTCTGACCAAGGAGCAATGCGAGGGTGAGTCTTTGGAGAACTCGAAATTGCTGACGGACCACGATTGCGTACGCGAAGAGAGAAGTCGTTTGAGCAACGTGATCAGCGACAAGGAATCTGGACGAAAAGATACTGAGGAATCAAGCTGGGGATACCATAAACAAGTTAAAAGCAAACAGTGCACCGTCATGAATATTCACATAAAGGAGACTGACCACACGATATGCTTTACTATTCGTTATGTGCCTTCCTGCGCACCTGGCTGCCAGGCTACCGAGATAAAATCGAAAGATTATCAATACCACTGCATGAAGAAGGACAAAACTTCGCTGGCCTTGAAAAACAGAATCAATAAGGGTGCCAAACCTGATCTCAGCCAGAAGTCAGTTACCTTTACCGAACCCTTAAACGTTCCTCTTGCTTGCAAGGCCTAA
- the LOC122566530 gene encoding alanine--glyoxylate aminotransferase 2-like, translated as MAESLEQMPKSETIRLRERYIGQACKLFYKSNPLKIVRAEGQYMFDERGNRFLDCINNVAHVGHCHPTVVRAGQEQMALLSTNNRFLHDDLVICARRLTSLLPEPLSICFLVNSGSEANDLALRLAQTHTKNKDIITLDHAYHGHLTSMIDISPYKFNKPNGPGKKDWVHVAPCPDVYRGKYRDIDHPNEDLGVKYADDVKDICQNLKNEGKGVCAFIAESLMSVGGQILPPQNYFRNVYKHVREAGGVCIADEVQVGFGRVGSHMWAFQLYGEDVIPDIVTVGKPMGNGHPVAAVITTPAIAGSFKDTGIEYFNTYGGNPVSCAIANAVMEVIERENLQENALKVGNHLMMELRKLAKRRKIIGDVRGVGLFAGIELVRDRIERSPATTEAKHVVTRMKDRKILISSDGPDDNILKLKPPMVFTIENVNHLVSVLDEVLEEVDIGVEKKYEPTTTILKATISKMDVETDNTTCSSGKPLLVRAN; from the exons ATGGCCGAATCATTGGAACAGATGCCAAAATCTGAGACGATTAGACTGCGGGAGCGATATATTGG GCAAGcgtgcaaattattttataaatcgaaccctttgaaaattgttcgagCCGAAGGGCAGTACATGTTCGATGAGAGAGGCAATCGTTTCTTGGACTGTATTAACAATGTTGCTCACG tgGGTCACTGTCATCCAACGGTGGTGCGCGCAGGCCAAGAACAAATGGCTTTGCTCTCCACCAACAACCGTTTCCTCCATGACGATCTGGTAATCTGCGCGCGTCGTTTGACCTCGCTTCTTCCGGAACCACTGTCCATCTGTTTCTTGGTAAACTCGGGCAGCGAGGCCAACGATCTCGCGCTTCGTCTCGCTCAGACGCATACCAAGAACAAGGATATTATCACTCTAGATCA TGCTTATCATGGCCATTTGACTTCGATGATCGATATTTCGCCGTACAAGTTCAACAAACCGAACGGGCCTGGCAAAAAAGACTGGGTTCACGTG gcACCATGCCCGGATGTTTATCGAGGAAAGTATCGCGATATCGACCATCCTAACGAAGATCTGGGCGTGAAGTACGCCGATGATGTGAAGGATATCTGTCAGAATCTGAAGAACGAAGGCAAGGGAGTCTGCGCTTTCATCGCTGAAAGTTTAATGTCTGTCGGTGGGCAAATTCTGCCACCACAGAATTACTTCAGAAACGTGTACAA ACACGTTAGAGAAGCCGGTGGTGTTTGCATCGCGGATGAAGTACAAGTCGGATTTGGGAGGGTTGGTAGCCACATGTGGGCCTTCCAGCTTTACGGCGAGGACGTTATACCGGACATAGTCACCGTAGGAAAACCCATGGGTAACGGACATCCTGTGGCAGCTGTGATTACGACCCCGGCCATTGCTGGAAGCTTCAAAGACACTGGAATAGAGTACTTTAATACG TATGGGGGAAACCCAGTGTCCTGCGCCATAGCGAATGCCGTGATGGAAGTGATCGAGCGAGAGAATCTTCAAGAGAACGCTTTGAAGGTTGGTAATCATCTGATGATGGAATTGAGGAAGCTGGCCAAACGACGAAAAATTATCGGTGACGTACGAGGTGTTGGACTGTTCGCGGGTATCGAGCTGGTACGCGACAGGATCGAGAGAAGCCCAGCGACGACGGAAGCGAAGCACGTGGTCACCAGGATGAAGGACAGGAAGATTTTGATAAGCAGCGATGGCCCGGACGACAATATCTTGAAATTGAAACCGCCGATGGTATTCACGATTGAGAATGTAAATCACTTGGTGTCTGTTTTAGACGAAGTTCTCGAGGAAGTGGACATTGGCGTCGAAAAG AAGTACGAGCCCACGACGACTATTTTGAAGGCGACGATCTCTAAAATGGACGTGGAAACGGATAACACCACATGCTCAAGCGGGAAGCCGTTGCTTGTTCGTgctaattaa